DNA from Sinorhizobium arboris LMG 14919:
CTCCGTCTTGAAGGTGAGAGCCTGAACGGCAGCGTCCTGTTTTTCCCGCGTGTCGGCATGGTCGAGAACATAGGCAAGGCCGAACTCGACATCCCGGGGCGCCTCCGCCAGCCTCTGGCGGAAGTAAGCGAGCGCCGCATCATCGGCGAAGGCGTAATGCTCCAGCAGGCCGGCAATGCGCTCCGAGTGGATCTTCGGCGCAAAAAGCTCGGTCAGCGAGGATGCCACCGCCTCGAGGAGCGGCTTCTCACGCACGAAGGAGACATAGGCGTCGACGGCAAAGCGGGTCGACGGCAGGACGCCCCTTGCCGAGGCGACATAGGCGGGATCGAGCCCCACGGCTTCGGCGAGACGCAACCAGCGACGGATGCCGCCGCCTTCTTCGACGCCGCCGTCATGATCTTCGATGCGGGAGCGCCAGGCCCGGCGCATATCCGGGTCGTCGCAACGCGACAGGAAGGCCGCATCCTTCATGGGAATGCGGCTCTGATAATAATAGCGGTTGATCACCCAGGCGCGGACCTGGGTCGTCGTGCAGCCGCCGCCATGAAGCATCGCATGAAACGGATGCCTGTCGTGGTAACGCTCCTTGCCGACCTCCAGCAGGCGGGCATGGAATGCTTGCTTGTCAGTTGCCGTCGTCACAGCCGGACCTCCATGCCGTCATAACCGATCTCGAAACCCAGGGCCTCGACGCGGTGGCGCTCGCTGCCGACGCGCCAGACCGGGTTGGTGTTGTTGATATGGACATAGATCTTTCTCCGGATGTTCAAGGGATCGAGCGCATCGAGGCTGCCGCCTGCACCGTCGATCGGCATGTGTCCCATGCGGCGGCCGGTCTTGCGGCCCGTGCCGGTCAGAATCATCTCGTCATCGGAAAAGAGGGTGCCGTCGAAGAAGACCGCATCGGCATCGCGCAGACGCGCGGCGAGGCTATCCGTCATCATGGCGCAGCCCGGAATGTAGTAGATCCGCTTGCCGCCCGCCCCCAGCTCGACACCGACCGTGTGCTCGCCCTCGATGCCCAGATCGGGCTCCCCATCTTCCAGAAAAAGCGGCACCTTGCCCGGAACGGCGAAAAGCCGTGCCTCAAGTCCTGGAAGCGGCGAGAATGCCTCATCGATTTCGATGGTCTTCCTTGAAACTAACTGCGGATCGAGGACCTGGAAGACCGGGTTGTCGGCGACGATCCGGCCGACTGCGCCGGTCGAAAACAGTGTGAATGCCTGTTTCTCCCGCAAAACGAGAAGTCCTGCCAGATGATCGATGTCGCCATTGGTCAGCACCACGCTCTCGATAGGGCTGTGGCGCAGGCGGCACGGTTGCAGCTGGCGATTGGTCTGGATTTGCTGGCGGATGTCCGGAGAGGCGTTGAAGACGGTCCAACTCTCGCCGTCGAGGCTCACCGCAAGCGACGACTGTGTTTGCGGCTTGAGCCCCGAGCTCGGATCGCGCGCCATCGCGCAGTTGGGACAGCCGCAATTCCATTGCGGGAGACCGCCGCCGGCGGCGGCCCCCAAGACGATGACACGAAGATCGGACGTTTTGTTCACCGGAATACCTGATGCTTTACCGATCCTCGTCGAGCTGGCCTTCAGAAGAGGATCGGTTCATCCCCGTCCGCAGGAGCGTAGCGGGTGATTTCCATAGCGCAGCTGACTTCGATGAATTTCGGTTTATGCCAGGCCATACTTCCTCCATTCGCCCGTGGGGTCGTTGTGCTCGCTCCCGTTCCTGCAGGCGCCCGTGCGGTCGGGGCGGGCATGAAACCAGGCAGGGCCCGTAGCAGGCCCTGACCGGTGAACGGCCGGAACGACAATTCGCTGCTCCGGCAGAGCCCGGCGGCGCCGTGGCCGGGCTTTTCGGCAAAGTGCAATCTCCTCTTGGGGCGCATGGTAGCAAGCGATGTGGTACCCCACAATTACGACCTAGGTGTCGGTCGGCGCCGCTTTTCGCCCGCATGGCGCTCTAACGCGCCAGTACCGGTCGTGTTCACGAACTTCCGGCCGAACAGGTCTAAAATCATCGTGATCTAGCCGAATGCGTTGGCCGGATAAGGCTTGCTGACGACCGGCAGATAGCGGGCGCCGGAGGCCAGCACGAACCGCTCGAAGGCCTGCATAGCGGGTGTCGCGGCACGGTCCAGGCGCGATACGGTGAACCACTGCCGGCGGATCGGCGTGTCGACCACATCGAGTATCACGAGCCGGCCGAGCTTCACCTCCTGCTCGATCGTATGGGCCGAGATGAAGGCAAGCCCGAGACCCGCGATGACGGCCTGCTTGATCGTCTCGTTCGAGGCGATCTCCGTGCCGAGCTCCTCAAGCTCGTGCGGCGTGTCGCTCAGGAAGATCTCGAGCGATATCCGTGTTCCCGATCCCTTTTCGCGCACGAGGAACTGTTCCTGCGCAATCCGGTCCCGTGAAATCTCCAGCATGCCCGCGAGCGGGTGACCGGAGGGAGCGATGAAGACCAGGGGATGATCGCCAAATACCTGCGCCCGCACCTCGAAGTCACGCGGCGGCCGCCCCATCAGAGCGATGTCGATCTCGTGGTCCCGCAGCTTGGCGATGATTTCGGCGCGGTTGCCGATGAAGAGATTTATCTCCACGGCGGGAACCTGATCGCGAAAGGCGGCAATCAGCTGCGGCGCGAAATATTTCCCGGTCGATACGACTCCGAGGCGCAATCGCCCTGTTCTGAGCCCCTTGATGGCGTCGATCGAATCCTCGAGGGCGATGAGGCTGTCCTCGATCGCCCGCGCAGCCTCAAGAAAGGCAAGGCCGTAAGCCGTGGGCACCATGCCGCCGCGCGTGCGGTCGAAGAGCGCAACACCGGCATCCCGTTCCAGATGCTGAATCTGCAGGGTGAGCGCCGGTCCGGTCAATCCCAAGGCTTCGGCGGCAAGGTTGATCTTTCCCAACCGGCAAACGGCTTCGACGGTGCGGAGCTGGCGGAAGGTCACGTTGCGCATGGCTCAGAGTAAGAAAATTTAACTTATGAAGTCAAACGAATAAATTTTACAAACTCCCCTTTTGCGCCATCCTTCCCTCGACAGCGTGTGGAGGAGACATCATGTCAGGCGCAACTCTCGAAGCTCACCTCGCTTCATACACGGCCCGCTGCGACGACATCTCGCGGGATGTCGCCGCCGTGATCCAGAGGCTGGCGAAGGCCGCCCTCGACATCCGCAAGCTCGTCAGCCAGGGAGCGCTCGGCACCGCTTTCAATGGCACCCGCGGCGGCAGCAACACGGATGGCGATCTGCAAAAGGATCTCGACATCCTGTGCGACGACCAATTCCTGTCGTCGCTGCAAGGCGCCCCCGTCGCATGCTATGCCTCGGAAGA
Protein-coding regions in this window:
- a CDS encoding LysR family transcriptional regulator; translated protein: MRNVTFRQLRTVEAVCRLGKINLAAEALGLTGPALTLQIQHLERDAGVALFDRTRGGMVPTAYGLAFLEAARAIEDSLIALEDSIDAIKGLRTGRLRLGVVSTGKYFAPQLIAAFRDQVPAVEINLFIGNRAEIIAKLRDHEIDIALMGRPPRDFEVRAQVFGDHPLVFIAPSGHPLAGMLEISRDRIAQEQFLVREKGSGTRISLEIFLSDTPHELEELGTEIASNETIKQAVIAGLGLAFISAHTIEQEVKLGRLVILDVVDTPIRRQWFTVSRLDRAATPAMQAFERFVLASGARYLPVVSKPYPANAFG
- the pqqC gene encoding pyrroloquinoline-quinone synthase PqqC, which encodes MTTATDKQAFHARLLEVGKERYHDRHPFHAMLHGGGCTTTQVRAWVINRYYYQSRIPMKDAAFLSRCDDPDMRRAWRSRIEDHDGGVEEGGGIRRWLRLAEAVGLDPAYVASARGVLPSTRFAVDAYVSFVREKPLLEAVASSLTELFAPKIHSERIAGLLEHYAFADDAALAYFRQRLAEAPRDVEFGLAYVLDHADTREKQDAAVQALTFKTEVLWAQLDALYSAYVAPGRIPPGAWDGEEGVIRDPRAREAAE
- the pqqB gene encoding pyrroloquinoline quinone biosynthesis protein PqqB → MNKTSDLRVIVLGAAAGGGLPQWNCGCPNCAMARDPSSGLKPQTQSSLAVSLDGESWTVFNASPDIRQQIQTNRQLQPCRLRHSPIESVVLTNGDIDHLAGLLVLREKQAFTLFSTGAVGRIVADNPVFQVLDPQLVSRKTIEIDEAFSPLPGLEARLFAVPGKVPLFLEDGEPDLGIEGEHTVGVELGAGGKRIYYIPGCAMMTDSLAARLRDADAVFFDGTLFSDDEMILTGTGRKTGRRMGHMPIDGAGGSLDALDPLNIRRKIYVHINNTNPVWRVGSERHRVEALGFEIGYDGMEVRL
- the pqqA gene encoding pyrroloquinoline quinone precursor peptide PqqA, with product MAWHKPKFIEVSCAMEITRYAPADGDEPILF